From the genome of Scytonema hofmannii PCC 7110, one region includes:
- a CDS encoding PAS domain-containing hybrid sensor histidine kinase/response regulator — MSITLPLGQDTPNCPPGCVPQFYAALAELAPIGIFYTNADGQCLYVNPRWCFVAGITITEAQGEGWLDGLHPDDRQRVFSEWQQAAQSNLPFQSEYRMLRPDGKETWVLGQAIAELDANRTVKGYVGTLTDITERKQKEVELREMSVALEYAVSGIAKLDVEGRYVFVNQAYASVVGYTPEEMIGMAWQKTVHPDEIETMIAAYNVMLQNGKVETDARGIRRNGSIFYKQLVMISIYNEQHKFIGHHCFMKDITDRKQTELELQQAKETAEVANQAKSLFLANMSHELRTPLNVILGFTQVMGRDRSLNAEQQENLKIIRRSGDHLLNLINDILDLSKIEAGHTSIDTNNIDLVALLHSLRSMFQQKAVAKGIQFNFDIDPILPQYITTDPSKLRQILINLLSNAIKFTKQGNVTLCVKVNEEEGTSNFQELKNVTSAVSLLFEVKDTGIGIPAKDMDLIFNAFVQAEAGKGATEGTGLGLTISRNLAGLMGGNITVSSTVGQGTTFQFTLPVRLATSTDMQPEQINRQVIGLVPGQPQYRILVVDDQPENRLLLVKLLTNLGLDVQEATNGQEAIALWHVWHPHIIWMDIRMPVLNGYKATKWIREQENAAKNQNQPSKIIALTAHASESDRNLALDAGCDDYISKPFQEETLFNMMAKYLGLSYLYADSEPPSTSSDLPVNNVLTSDNLSVMSATWIAQLHQAALLCNDEEVLLVIEQIPPEHESLTKELQHLSQNFEFHRIMQLAQAALNL, encoded by the coding sequence ATGAGTATAACTCTACCCTTGGGGCAAGACACTCCTAATTGTCCACCGGGTTGTGTACCCCAGTTTTATGCCGCTCTAGCAGAACTTGCGCCCATTGGCATCTTTTACACCAATGCAGATGGACAATGTTTGTACGTAAATCCCCGGTGGTGTTTTGTTGCCGGAATCACAATTACAGAAGCACAGGGAGAAGGTTGGCTCGATGGCTTGCACCCAGACGATCGCCAACGAGTTTTTTCCGAGTGGCAACAAGCCGCACAATCAAATTTACCATTTCAATCAGAGTACAGGATGCTTCGTCCCGACGGTAAAGAAACCTGGGTGTTGGGTCAGGCAATTGCCGAACTAGATGCTAATAGGACAGTGAAGGGATATGTCGGTACTTTGACTGATATTACCGAACGCAAGCAGAAAGAGGTTGAACTGCGAGAAATGAGCGTGGCTCTGGAATATGCAGTATCGGGTATTGCAAAGTTAGATGTTGAGGGGCGGTATGTGTTTGTCAACCAGGCTTACGCTAGTGTAGTAGGCTATACCCCCGAAGAAATGATTGGGATGGCATGGCAAAAGACCGTTCATCCTGACGAGATCGAAACAATGATTGCTGCCTACAATGTGATGCTGCAAAACGGTAAGGTTGAAACTGATGCTAGAGGAATTCGCCGGAATGGGTCGATTTTCTACAAACAGCTTGTCATGATTTCAATTTACAACGAACAGCACAAATTTATTGGGCATCACTGTTTCATGAAAGATATTACCGATCGCAAACAAACCGAATTAGAACTGCAACAGGCAAAAGAAACCGCAGAAGTGGCAAATCAAGCAAAGAGCCTTTTTCTGGCAAACATGAGCCATGAATTACGAACTCCTCTAAACGTGATTCTGGGATTTACTCAGGTGATGGGGCGCGATCGTTCTCTGAACGCTGAACAGCAAGAAAACCTCAAAATCATTCGTCGCAGTGGCGATCATCTACTCAATCTCATTAACGATATACTGGATTTGTCGAAGATTGAAGCAGGGCATACTTCGATTGACACTAACAATATCGATCTCGTTGCTTTGTTACATTCCCTTCGCAGTATGTTTCAGCAAAAAGCGGTAGCTAAGGGCATACAGTTTAATTTCGACATTGACCCAATTCTGCCGCAATACATCACCACTGACCCCAGCAAACTCCGTCAAATCCTCATCAACCTGCTCAGTAATGCGATTAAGTTCACCAAGCAGGGAAATGTTACGCTCTGTGTCAAGGTGAATGAAGAAGAAGGAACTTCCAACTTTCAAGAACTGAAAAACGTAACTTCTGCTGTCTCTTTGCTGTTTGAAGTAAAAGATACGGGTATTGGTATTCCAGCAAAGGATATGGATCTCATCTTCAACGCCTTTGTCCAAGCGGAAGCTGGAAAAGGAGCAACAGAGGGAACTGGGTTGGGATTAACCATTAGCCGTAACCTTGCGGGTTTGATGGGAGGTAACATTACAGTCAGTAGCACAGTTGGGCAAGGCACAACTTTTCAATTTACCCTTCCAGTTCGGCTTGCTACCAGTACTGATATGCAGCCCGAACAAATTAACCGTCAGGTTATTGGGCTGGTTCCCGGTCAACCTCAATACCGCATTCTTGTCGTTGATGACCAGCCAGAAAATCGTTTGCTATTGGTCAAGCTGTTGACTAACTTGGGATTAGACGTGCAAGAAGCAACAAACGGACAAGAAGCGATCGCACTTTGGCACGTATGGCATCCCCATATAATTTGGATGGACATCCGAATGCCCGTTCTCAACGGTTACAAAGCAACAAAATGGATTCGAGAACAAGAAAATGCAGCTAAAAATCAAAACCAACCCTCGAAGATTATTGCTCTGACCGCTCATGCATCTGAAAGCGATCGCAACCTTGCCCTTGACGCAGGCTGTGATGACTATATTAGCAAACCCTTTCAGGAAGAAACCTTGTTCAACATGATGGCGAAATATTTAGGGCTTTCCTATCTTTATGCTGACAGCGAACCGCCATCAACAAGCAGCGACCTACCTGTCAACAACGTACTCACCTCTGACAATTTGTCTGTCATGTCAGCAACTTGGATTGCTCAATTACACCAGGCAGCATTATTGTGTAATGACGAGGAGGTTTTGCTTGTCATTGAACAAATTCCACCCGAACACGAGTCTTTGACAAAAGAACTACAGCATTTATCACAAAACTTTGAGTTCCATCGGATTATGCAGTTAGCTCAAGCAGCTCTTAATCTGTAA
- a CDS encoding gluconokinase has protein sequence MIIIIMGVSGVGKTTIGKLLAESLQWEFSDADNFHSVENVEKMRGGIPLSDAERKPWLQDLQTAIKHWLQENKNMVLACSALKDSYRQFLVLDSDRTKLVYLRGSYQLIQQRLHERQNHYMSEKLLSTQFETLEEPSDAIYIDVAEPPLVIVQNIRMVLGM, from the coding sequence ATGATTATTATCATAATGGGTGTTTCAGGAGTTGGCAAAACCACCATAGGAAAACTGCTAGCAGAGTCTTTACAGTGGGAATTTAGTGATGCTGATAACTTCCACTCGGTAGAAAATGTGGAGAAAATGCGAGGTGGTATCCCCCTAAGTGACGCCGAGAGAAAACCTTGGTTGCAAGATTTGCAGACAGCTATTAAACATTGGTTGCAAGAAAATAAGAATATGGTGTTGGCTTGTTCCGCATTAAAAGACAGCTACCGCCAATTTCTTGTATTGGATAGCGATCGCACCAAACTGGTGTACCTCAGGGGGTCTTACCAGTTGATTCAACAGCGATTGCACGAGCGTCAAAATCATTACATGAGTGAAAAATTGCTCAGCACCCAGTTTGAGACTCTTGAAGAGCCATCAGATGCTATATACATAGACGTTGCTGAGCCACCCCTGGTAATTGTACAAAACATTAGAATGGTTTTGGGAATGTGA
- a CDS encoding LacI family DNA-binding transcriptional regulator produces MSKRKISIEDIARRAGVSHSTVSRALRDNSLISPQVREEIKKIAREMNYVPNAVAQSLQTQRTNTIGVVVTSIADPFFGEVVEGIEQVARTAGLSVLLSASHRDFEQEIAAIDSFHRRRVDGILVADSRITKHHTQQLAQIAVPIVFLNSQTQDQPEMFHFIEIDDYLGARLAVEHLVSLGHTSIGYLGVGDRSRSNQQRLEGYRMALTETGLSSKTDWVAISDEEYGRTDDVAIGQQQLPKLVTAGVTGIFCYNDMVAVGALLACQELGISVPQDLSLVGFDGIALSRYVTPPLTTVCQPMLELGRSAMQMLLDVLMEKSVENLVLSPFLVKRGSSAGTVTSDQ; encoded by the coding sequence ATGAGCAAACGAAAAATTTCCATTGAAGATATTGCTCGAAGAGCAGGCGTTTCTCATTCCACGGTTTCACGCGCCTTGCGAGATAACTCTCTCATTAGCCCCCAGGTGCGAGAGGAAATTAAGAAAATAGCGCGGGAAATGAACTATGTGCCTAATGCTGTTGCTCAAAGCCTGCAAACTCAACGTACCAATACCATTGGAGTAGTGGTCACTTCCATAGCAGATCCCTTTTTTGGGGAAGTTGTAGAGGGAATAGAACAGGTCGCCCGAACGGCGGGCTTGAGTGTGTTGTTAAGTGCTTCACACCGAGATTTTGAGCAGGAAATAGCAGCTATTGATAGTTTTCATCGCCGCAGAGTGGATGGTATCTTGGTAGCTGACTCGCGAATTACTAAACACCATACACAGCAACTCGCGCAAATTGCCGTACCAATAGTTTTTCTGAATAGTCAGACCCAAGACCAGCCCGAAATGTTTCACTTCATTGAAATAGACGACTATTTGGGTGCTCGATTGGCTGTAGAGCATCTTGTCAGTCTTGGACATACTTCCATTGGATACTTAGGCGTAGGCGATCGCAGTCGGTCAAACCAACAACGTCTAGAAGGATACCGCATGGCTCTTACGGAAACTGGTTTATCATCAAAGACTGATTGGGTTGCAATAAGTGATGAAGAATATGGCAGAACCGATGATGTTGCGATCGGTCAACAACAGCTACCTAAACTAGTCACGGCTGGGGTAACAGGCATCTTTTGTTATAACGATATGGTAGCAGTTGGTGCTTTGCTAGCTTGTCAGGAACTAGGTATTTCAGTCCCGCAAGATTTAAGCCTAGTTGGATTTGATGGTATTGCACTGTCCCGTTACGTTACGCCTCCACTGACGACAGTTTGCCAACCAATGTTGGAACTTGGTCGCTCTGCTATGCAAATGTTACTTGATGTGTTAATGGAAAAAAGTGTGGAAAACCTTGTTTTATCTCCTTTTCTAGTAAAACGGGGTAGCAGTGCGGGAACAGTGACCAGTGACCAGTGA
- a CDS encoding AMIN domain-containing protein, translating to MQQLPLLTSCSIAGAIALVSFQPAWAEMNQVSVVTVNPTKDGIEVILQTTNPRLSKVVTSTYEKTYIAELTNTQLNLRSGTPLNVSNPANGITSVSVTSLNASSVRVIVTGIDSPPAVKIEQSDGNLVLTVAAPSQTSASAEPRFLD from the coding sequence GTGCAACAATTGCCCCTGTTAACAAGCTGTTCTATCGCAGGAGCGATCGCCTTAGTATCATTTCAGCCTGCGTGGGCTGAAATGAATCAAGTGAGTGTCGTTACTGTCAATCCTACTAAAGATGGAATTGAGGTCATCTTGCAAACAACAAATCCTCGGTTGTCAAAAGTTGTTACCTCTACCTATGAAAAGACTTATATTGCTGAACTGACCAATACTCAACTGAATTTGCGATCGGGTACGCCTTTGAATGTCAGCAATCCTGCTAATGGAATCACCAGTGTCAGTGTCACGTCCCTCAATGCAAGTAGTGTACGTGTTATAGTGACTGGCATTGATAGTCCACCTGCGGTCAAGATAGAGCAAAGCGATGGTAACTTAGTACTGACGGTTGCTGCACCATCACAGACATCCGCAAGTGCTGAACCACGATTTCTGGATTAA
- a CDS encoding cryptochrome/photolyase family protein — protein sequence MAIGVWILGDQLWLEQAALQSCRERDNVHVILIESLCHVRARPYHKQKLVLVWSAMRHFAEELRQIGYSVTYQMSEDFETPLQQWVKEKQITELRVMVPNDIPFLKIIENLETRYLSFLDCQLTLIPNNQFLWNSEEFITWAKPRKRLLMEDFYREGRRRFQILMEGNKPTGGQWNFDKNNRQPPKGKLKTPPAKWFEPDEITQKVITHVNSLPFPTYGTEILNPNSPLSTPHSQLPFRWAVTRSEALEVLDWFVNNRLPNFGPYQDAMIAGEETMWHAMLSPYLNIGLLQPLEVIQAAEKAYYQNKLPLNSVEGFIRQVLGWREYMHGIYHFVSADYPEKNWFNHTQPLPEFFWTGDTNLNCLRQILSQLQRTGYAHHIQRLMVLSNFALIAGISPQEVENWFHATFIDAYDWVMQTNVIGMGLFADGGLLASKPYAASGNYVNKMSDYCKGCDRNPKERVGEKACPFNFFYWDFLDRHRDQLQSQGRMSFILGHLDRISQEELEIIRKQAQDWYASLS from the coding sequence ATGGCAATTGGTGTTTGGATATTAGGGGATCAACTTTGGTTAGAACAAGCAGCTTTGCAAAGTTGTCGCGAGAGGGATAACGTACACGTCATACTGATTGAGTCGCTGTGTCATGTCCGAGCACGTCCCTATCACAAGCAAAAGCTAGTTTTAGTGTGGTCAGCAATGCGGCATTTTGCTGAAGAATTGCGACAGATTGGTTACTCAGTTACCTATCAAATGTCAGAAGATTTTGAGACCCCACTTCAACAGTGGGTTAAGGAAAAACAAATCACTGAATTACGGGTGATGGTACCCAATGACATTCCCTTTCTGAAAATTATTGAAAATTTAGAAACGCGTTACCTCTCGTTTTTAGATTGTCAACTGACCCTAATTCCCAACAATCAGTTTTTGTGGAATTCTGAAGAATTTATAACTTGGGCTAAGCCTCGCAAACGATTGTTAATGGAGGATTTCTACCGAGAAGGAAGGCGACGTTTTCAAATTCTGATGGAAGGAAATAAACCAACGGGAGGACAATGGAACTTTGATAAAAATAATCGTCAGCCTCCAAAAGGAAAGTTAAAGACACCACCAGCTAAATGGTTTGAACCGGATGAGATAACTCAAAAAGTCATTACCCACGTCAATTCTTTACCCTTCCCAACCTACGGTACAGAAATCCTCAATCCCAACTCGCCACTCTCCACTCCCCATTCCCAACTCCCCTTTCGTTGGGCGGTTACTCGTTCTGAAGCATTAGAAGTCTTAGATTGGTTTGTCAACAACCGCCTACCTAATTTTGGTCCTTACCAAGATGCAATGATCGCAGGCGAAGAAACAATGTGGCATGCCATGCTTTCTCCGTATCTAAATATCGGGTTACTCCAACCTTTAGAGGTGATTCAAGCAGCAGAAAAAGCATATTACCAAAACAAATTGCCTTTAAATAGTGTTGAAGGTTTTATCCGTCAAGTGTTAGGTTGGCGAGAGTATATGCACGGGATTTATCATTTTGTCAGTGCAGATTATCCTGAAAAAAACTGGTTTAACCACACCCAACCTTTACCTGAATTCTTCTGGACAGGTGACACCAATTTGAATTGTTTGCGTCAAATTTTATCTCAGTTGCAACGCACTGGCTATGCTCATCACATCCAAAGGTTAATGGTATTGAGTAATTTTGCTTTGATTGCAGGAATTTCACCTCAAGAAGTGGAAAATTGGTTTCATGCCACGTTTATTGATGCTTATGACTGGGTGATGCAGACCAATGTTATTGGTATGGGATTGTTTGCTGATGGCGGCTTGTTGGCATCAAAGCCATATGCAGCATCGGGTAATTATGTCAATAAGATGAGTGATTATTGTAAGGGATGCGATCGCAATCCAAAGGAACGTGTTGGAGAAAAAGCCTGTCCGTTTAATTTCTTTTACTGGGATTTTCTTGACCGTCACCGCGATCAACTACAATCGCAAGGACGAATGAGTTTTATTTTGGGACACCTCGATCGCATTTCTCAAGAAGAATTAGAAATTATCCGCAAACAAGCACAAGATTGGTACGCTAGTCTGTCATGA
- a CDS encoding DUF4058 family protein, producing the protein MPSPFPGMNPYLENPDLWPEVHHRLITAIAIAIAPPIRPKYRVAIEKRTYLSDGEKSVEVGIPDVSVLTQKSTTKNPSITTLAAQSECVTVTIPVPEEVREGYLEIREVATGRVVTVIEVLSPTNKRPGKGRDVYEEKRSSVLSSPTNLIEIDLLRSGKSMRIISETIQTDYRILVARKNRRPLAQLFAFNVRQEIPKFLLPLLLEDTEPLVDLQPLLVEVYEQAGFDLAIDYNLESVPPLQKEDKVWADELLREKGLRNGNLISEVFE; encoded by the coding sequence ATGCCTTCACCTTTTCCTGGAATGAACCCTTATTTAGAAAATCCTGATTTGTGGCCTGAGGTTCATCATCGTCTGATTACAGCGATCGCCATAGCCATAGCTCCCCCAATACGCCCTAAATACCGAGTTGCAATTGAAAAACGAACCTATCTCAGCGATGGCGAAAAGTCAGTCGAGGTAGGAATTCCTGATGTATCAGTACTGACTCAAAAGTCAACAACTAAAAATCCATCTATTACGACTCTGGCTGCTCAATCTGAATGTGTCACGGTGACAATTCCGGTACCAGAAGAAGTCAGAGAAGGTTATTTAGAAATTAGAGAAGTAGCAACTGGTCGCGTGGTTACAGTCATTGAAGTTCTTTCTCCCACCAATAAACGTCCAGGAAAAGGACGAGACGTTTATGAAGAAAAGCGAAGCTCTGTATTAAGTAGTCCTACCAATCTCATAGAGATTGACTTGCTCAGAAGCGGGAAATCCATGAGAATCATTAGTGAAACCATACAGACAGACTATCGCATCTTAGTTGCTCGGAAAAATCGCCGTCCTCTAGCTCAGTTGTTTGCTTTTAATGTCCGTCAGGAGATTCCTAAATTTCTCCTACCTTTACTATTAGAAGATACAGAACCATTGGTAGATTTACAACCTTTGTTAGTAGAGGTGTACGAACAGGCAGGATTTGATTTGGCAATAGACTACAATCTTGAATCTGTACCACCGCTTCAAAAAGAAGACAAAGTTTGGGCAGATGAACTGTTACGAGAAAAAGGGCTACGTAATGGTAATTTAATTTCAGAGGTTTTTGAGTAA
- a CDS encoding ribbon-helix-helix domain-containing protein gives MPTKKPRVMVYLDPDKHDFLKQWAEDEHRSVNNLITMLLEQAIDKKKEENDQHRTTANY, from the coding sequence ATGCCTACCAAAAAACCACGAGTGATGGTCTACCTCGATCCAGATAAGCATGATTTTCTTAAACAATGGGCTGAGGATGAACATCGATCGGTTAACAACCTTATAACAATGCTGTTAGAGCAAGCGATAGACAAGAAGAAGGAGGAAAATGACCAACACAGGACAACCGCCAACTACTGA